Within the Streptomyces vilmorinianum genome, the region ACGCCGCCCGTGAGCTGGGGTGGAGGGGAACCGGCCCCGCCCGCACGACCCACCACCCCGTGCCGCCCGTCCGTTCAGCCGCGTGCCGTCACGGCCTCGGGCGTCGGGGATCGACCGGCGCTCTGGTCCGGGTGATCGTGCTCCTCGGGGTCCCGGGCGCGGCGCTTTGCGATCATCGCGCAGACCAGCAGTTGCATCTGGTGGAAGAGCATCAGCGGCAGGACGGCGAGCGAGGCCTGCGCCCCGAACAGCACGCTCGCCATCGGGAGCCCCGCCGCCAGGCTCTTCTTCGAGCCGGCGAACTGGATCGCGATCCGGTCCGCCCGGTCGAAGCCGAGCCGCTTCGACCCGTACCAGGTCAGCGTGAGCATCACCGCGAGCAGGACCGCCTCCACGGCGAGCAGGAGCCCGAGGCGCGCCGGGGTGACCTGGTGCCAGATGCCCGCGACCATGCCGTGGCTGAAGGCCGTGTAGACGACGAGCAGGATCGAGCCCCGGTCGACGTACCCGAGCGCCTTCTTGTTCCGGAGCAGGAACCCTCCCACCCACCGGCGCAGCAGCTGGCCCGCCAGGAACGGCACCAGCAGCTGGAGCACGATCTTCAGCAGCGAGTCCGCGGAGAAGCCGCCCGCACTGCCCCCGAGCAGGACGGCGGCGAGCAGCGGGGTGAGCAGGATCCCGGCGAGCGAGGAGAAGGAGCCCGCGCAGATCGCGGCGGGCACGTTGCCGCGGGCGATCGAGGTGAAGGCGATGGAGGACTGGATGGTGGAGGGCACCAGGCAGAGGAAGAGGAGCCCGCTGTGGAGCGGGGGCGTGAGAACGGCCGGTACCAGCCCCTTCGCGGCGAGCCCGAGGAGCGGGAAGAGGGCGAAGGTGCAGGTGAGGACGGTGAGGTGGAGCCGCCAGTGCCGGAGTCCGTCGAGGGCCTCGCGGGTGGAAAGGCGGGCGCCGTAGAGGAAGAACAGCAGGGCGATGGCCGCCGTCGAGGCGCCGTCCGCGACCGTGGCGGCGGCGCCGGAGGCGGGCAGCAGTGCCGCGAGGCCGACCGTGCCGAGGAGCGCCAGGATGTACGGGTCGATCGGCAGCCAGGACGGCAGGAGGGTCGTACGGCGGCTCATGTGCTCCACTGCTCTCGGACGGACCGGACGGGATCCGGACGGGATCGTGCCCTCCCCATCCTGGCCCCCGGCCCGGCGATCGGGAATCCCGTACAGCGCTCTGACTGTCATCACGTTTCGCGATGGCCCGCGCTAGCCTGGCCTCGTGTACGACCCCGCCCAGCTCCGTACCTTTCTCGCGGTCGCCCAGACGCTGAGCTTCACCCAGGCCGCCCGCCGGCTCGGGCTGCGCCAGTCGACCGTCAGCCAGCACGTGCGGCGCCTGGAGGACGCCACCGGTCGTCCCCTGTTCACCCGGGACACCCACAGCGTGGAGCTGACGGAGGACGGCGAGGCGATGCTCGGCTTCGCCCGTACGATCCTGCAGGCCCACGAGCGGGCCACGGCGTACTTCACCGGGACCCGGCTGCGTGGGCGGCTGCGCTTCGGCGCCTCGGAGGACTTCGTGGTGACGCGGCTGCCGGAGATTCTCGAGTCGTTCCGGCGCGAGCATCCCGAGGTGGATCTGGAGCTGACGGTCGAGCTGTCCGGGACGCTCAACGCGCGGCTGGAGGCGGGCCGTCTGGACCTGATCCTCGCCAAGCGGCGCGCCGAGGAGAGTGGAGGCGAGCTGGTCTGGCAGGACTCGCTGGTCTGGATCGGCTCGCCGCAGCTGCGGCTCGATCCCGACCGGCCGGTTCCGCTCATCGTGTTTCCTCCGCCCGGCATCACCCGCGCCCGCGCGCTCGAGGCCCTGGAGGCGCAGGGGCGGGCGTGGCGGATCGCCTGTACGAGCAGCAGCCTGAGCGGCAACATCGCCGCCGCCCGCGCGGGCCTCGGCGTGATGGCCCATACGCGTGGGCTGGTGCCGCCCGGTCTGACCCAGGTCCCGGCCCGGGTGGGGCTGCCCGATCTGGGTGATGTCGACTTCGTCCTGCGCAAGGGCCGGCGCGGCGGGACGACCCAGGAGGCGGCCGACGCGCTGGCCTCGGCGATCCTCGCGGGCGGCGACCGGCTGCACCGGCCGCGCTGACCCTGGCCGCGCCCGAACGTGAGTGGTCCGTACAGATTCGGTGGAGATTCGGTTCGCCACTGCTTACCCGTCGGTCAGTAGTGGACCCCGGCCACCCGTCGCTCGCCCTCCTCCCCCGCCCTGACCTGTGAGAACACCCAATGTCCCGGCTTGGTGAAGGCCCTCCCACGGCCCAGGCAGGTGGGGTACCGTCACCCGCGCCGTACGGAGCGCGACAACGAGCGGTCGAGGAGCAGGTCATTGCGCGAGTTCACCGTGCCGCCCGTCGAGGCGGCGCCTCAGGTCGGCGGCCTGGCGGACGCCGTGTTCGATCACGCCGAGCGGACTCCGGACCGGGTCGCGCTGGGCCGCAAGGACGCCGCCGGGCAGTGGCGGGACGTGACGGCGGCGCAGTTCCGGGACGAGGTGCTCGCCCTCGCGAAGGGGCTGATCGCGCACGGCGTACGGTTCGGCGACCGGGTCGCCATCATGGCCAGGACCCGCTACGAGTGGACGCTCTTCGATTTCGCGCTGTGGACGCTGGGCGCGCAGCCGGTGCCCATCTACCCCACCTCCTCCGCGGACCAGGTCTACTGGATGCTGCACGACGCCGAGGTGACGGCGTGCGTGGTGGAGCACGAGGACCACGCGATGACGATCGGTTCGGTCATCGACCGGCTGCCGCGGCTGCAGCGGCTGTGGCAGCTGGACGCGGGCGAGGGCGCGGTCGCCGAGCTGGTCGCGGCGGGCGCGGAGATCGACGAGGACGTGGTGCAGCGCCACCGGCGGGCGGTGACGCCGGAGTCCGTGGCCACGATCATCTACACCTCGGGCACCACGGGCCGGCCCAAGGGGTGTGTGATCACGCACTCCAACTTCATGTTCGAGTCGGACATGCTGATCGGCCGCTGGGAGCCGGTCTTCCACTCCAAGCCCGGAGACGAGGCGTCGACCCTGCTCTTCCTGCCGCTCGCGCATGTCTTCGGGCGGATGGTGGAGGTCGCGGCGGTACGGGGCGGAGTGAAGCTGGGCCATCAGCCGGCCCTCGCGGCCGCCGCGCTGCTGCCCGATCTCGTCTCCTTCCGGCCGACGTTCGTCCTGGCCGTTCCCTACGTCTTCGAGAAGATCTTCCACGCGGCCCGCCGCAAGGCGGAGAGCGAGGGGAGGCTGGGCCCCTTCGACAAGGCGGTCGAGGTGGCGGTCAAGTACGCCGAGGCCTTGGAGCACAAAGCGTTCGGGCTCGGCCCCGGCCCGTCGGCGGGGCTGCGGATGCAGCACCAGTTCTTCGAGAAGGTCGTGTACGGCAAGATCCGCGACGCCATGGGCGGGCGGATCCGGCACGCGATGTCGGGTGGTTCGGGCATGGCCCGGCGCCTCGGGCTCTTCTTCGAGGGCGCGGGGGTGACGGTGTTCGAGGGGTACGGCCTGACGGAGTCCGCGGCGGCCGCGACGGCGAACCCGCCCGAGCGCACCCGGTACGGGACGGTCGGGCAGCCGATTCCGGGCACGACGGTGCACATCGCGGAGGACGGGGAGGTGTGGCTGTACGGCGGTCAGATCTTCTCGGGCTACCTCAACAATCCGCAGGCCACGGCCGCCGTCCTCAACGACGGCTGGCTGGCCACCGGGGACCTGGGGATGCTCGACGAGGACGGCTATCTGACGATCACCGGGCGGAAGAAGGAGATCCTGGTGACCTCGGGCGGCAAGAGCGTGTCGCCCGCCGCGCTCGAGGAGCGGGTGCGGTCGCATCCCCTGATCGCGCAGTGCATCGTGGTGGGCAACGACCGGCCGTACATCGCCGCGCTGGTGACGATGGATCAGGAGGCGGTGGAGCACTGGCTGGCGATGCAGGGGCGGGCGCCGCTGCCGCCGGCCGAGCTGGTGCGGGACCCGAGCCTGGAGACCGAGATCCGGCGGGCCGTGGTGGCGGCCAACACCCTTGTCTCGCAGGCGGAATCCATCCGGACCTTCCGGATCCTGGCGCATCCCTTCAGCGAGGAGCACGGGCTCCTGACGCCCTCGCTGAAGCTGAAGCGGAAGGCGATCGAGAAGGCGTACGCGGCGGAGGTCGAGGCGCTGTACGGCTGATCGGAGCAGCGGTCAAGGGTTTCTGACGCATCATCAATTGACGTTGCATCAGTTATTGACGGTTCATCAGCCCGGTCACAGAATGCGGTCACCCGACGGAGGGACGACCGACCGTGTTGCGACCGATCCGCACCCTCGCCGCCGCAGCAGCGGCCCTGCTCCTCGCCACAGCCTGCAACTCCGCCTCCACCGGGGGCTCTTCGGACAGGCCGGGCTCCCCCGGCTCCTCGGCACGCGGAGTCACCGCGGACTCGATCAAGGTCGGCGGCATCGTGTCCATGACGACCGCCAGCGGCTACTCAAAGAAGGACACCGACCTCGGCGCCCGGGCCCGCTACGACCGTGCCAACGCCGAGGGCGGCGTCAACGGTCGCGGGATCGACTACCTGGGCGCCGAGGACGACGGCCAGGACCCGGCGAAGAACCTGGCCGCGGCCCGCAAGCTCGTCCAGCAGGACAAGGTCTTCGCCGTCTCCCCCATGAGCTCGGTCACCTTCGCCGGGGCAGACTTCCTCAACGGGCAGAAGGTGCCGACCGTGGGCTGGGGCACGCTCCCCTCGTTCTGCGGCCCGCCGTACATCTACGGCTTCAACGGCTGCCTCGTCCCGACCCCCGGCGGCACCCTCAACCAGACCTGGCCCGAGGGCCTCGCCGCCGTCCTCGGCGGCGCGCGGGGCAAGTCGGTCGCGCTGATCGCCGGTGACAACGACGCCGGGAAGTTCGGCATCCGCACCTTCACCCAGGGCTTCAAGGCGGCCGGTTTCCAGGTCTCGTACGCCAAGGCCGTGGTGCCCGCGACCTCGGTGCCCAGCGACTGGTCGGCGTACACGAAGGAGATCCTCCGCTCGGGCCCGGGCGGCGGCGCGCCCGACGCCG harbors:
- a CDS encoding bile acid:sodium symporter family protein, which codes for MSRRTTLLPSWLPIDPYILALLGTVGLAALLPASGAAATVADGASTAAIALLFFLYGARLSTREALDGLRHWRLHLTVLTCTFALFPLLGLAAKGLVPAVLTPPLHSGLLFLCLVPSTIQSSIAFTSIARGNVPAAICAGSFSSLAGILLTPLLAAVLLGGSAGGFSADSLLKIVLQLLVPFLAGQLLRRWVGGFLLRNKKALGYVDRGSILLVVYTAFSHGMVAGIWHQVTPARLGLLLAVEAVLLAVMLTLTWYGSKRLGFDRADRIAIQFAGSKKSLAAGLPMASVLFGAQASLAVLPLMLFHQMQLLVCAMIAKRRARDPEEHDHPDQSAGRSPTPEAVTARG
- a CDS encoding LysR substrate-binding domain-containing protein; the encoded protein is MYDPAQLRTFLAVAQTLSFTQAARRLGLRQSTVSQHVRRLEDATGRPLFTRDTHSVELTEDGEAMLGFARTILQAHERATAYFTGTRLRGRLRFGASEDFVVTRLPEILESFRREHPEVDLELTVELSGTLNARLEAGRLDLILAKRRAEESGGELVWQDSLVWIGSPQLRLDPDRPVPLIVFPPPGITRARALEALEAQGRAWRIACTSSSLSGNIAAARAGLGVMAHTRGLVPPGLTQVPARVGLPDLGDVDFVLRKGRRGGTTQEAADALASAILAGGDRLHRPR
- a CDS encoding AMP-dependent synthetase/ligase produces the protein MREFTVPPVEAAPQVGGLADAVFDHAERTPDRVALGRKDAAGQWRDVTAAQFRDEVLALAKGLIAHGVRFGDRVAIMARTRYEWTLFDFALWTLGAQPVPIYPTSSADQVYWMLHDAEVTACVVEHEDHAMTIGSVIDRLPRLQRLWQLDAGEGAVAELVAAGAEIDEDVVQRHRRAVTPESVATIIYTSGTTGRPKGCVITHSNFMFESDMLIGRWEPVFHSKPGDEASTLLFLPLAHVFGRMVEVAAVRGGVKLGHQPALAAAALLPDLVSFRPTFVLAVPYVFEKIFHAARRKAESEGRLGPFDKAVEVAVKYAEALEHKAFGLGPGPSAGLRMQHQFFEKVVYGKIRDAMGGRIRHAMSGGSGMARRLGLFFEGAGVTVFEGYGLTESAAAATANPPERTRYGTVGQPIPGTTVHIAEDGEVWLYGGQIFSGYLNNPQATAAVLNDGWLATGDLGMLDEDGYLTITGRKKEILVTSGGKSVSPAALEERVRSHPLIAQCIVVGNDRPYIAALVTMDQEAVEHWLAMQGRAPLPPAELVRDPSLETEIRRAVVAANTLVSQAESIRTFRILAHPFSEEHGLLTPSLKLKRKAIEKAYAAEVEALYG
- a CDS encoding ABC transporter substrate-binding protein; translated protein: MLRPIRTLAAAAAALLLATACNSASTGGSSDRPGSPGSSARGVTADSIKVGGIVSMTTASGYSKKDTDLGARARYDRANAEGGVNGRGIDYLGAEDDGQDPAKNLAAARKLVQQDKVFAVSPMSSVTFAGADFLNGQKVPTVGWGTLPSFCGPPYIYGFNGCLVPTPGGTLNQTWPEGLAAVLGGARGKSVALIAGDNDAGKFGIRTFTQGFKAAGFQVSYAKAVVPATSVPSDWSAYTKEILRSGPGGGAPDAVVSVMQTPYNIGLFTALKRSGYKGVISDPTDYDPGLLAKDATRQALDGVHVLLQFQPFEADSPAMRQFKADIKKAAGGKDVPLNMHMMTGYMSADLFLAIAARAGKDLTAESFQKAAAGFSDTGTLVGDRAEPKGQKESFGCGALVRLTDGRYEVAVPFTCYPPIPFG